The region AACGTCCATGGCGGGGTAGACCATTCGGCTGATCCGCGGCGATAGCAGCCCTACTTACGCTGCCGCCAGGAGGAAGTTGTGATGAACGAAAAAGAAGACACCAGCCGTCCAGGACGACGTTGGGCTATCGCTGGCGATCGCGGCGCAAGTGCCGTTGAATTCGCGTTAGTCGTACCGATCTTGCTAGTTGTCGTGTTTGGGATCATTAACTTCGGCGCACTCTTCAGTCAGAAGCTCGCTCTCAATAACGCAGTTCGTGAAGGGGCACGAGCCGCAGTTGTCGCCGGGAGCGGACCGACCGCGGACGTGTCCGCCGAGGTCCGCAGCGCGTTGGTGGGGACGCTCGCCATGGATCCAGCGAACGTCATGGTGGTTGATGATGCCGCCTGTGCAGCTGATCCTGGGACTGGCCAGGACCTCACCGTGACTGCTTCCTTCTCGGCAGATTTGCTTATCCCAATGCCCATTCCGGGATTCCCCGGTCGATTTAATCTTGACGGCACGGCTGTCTACCGCTGCGAGTGGTGAGTTCGATGACCACACCACAGCCAAATGAGCAGCGCCGTAACCTCAAGCAGGAAGTCGGCAACGATGACGGAGCAGTCGCGATCCTGGTCGCCGTGCTGTCTTTAGTGCTGTTCGGCATGGCGGCTTTCGCGGTGGACCTTGGGTACGCCTATTCCGTGAAGCGGCAACTATCAGTGACCGCCGATGCTAGTGCACTCGCAGGTGCCCGAGCGGCCGGTCAACAGTTCAGTAACGATCGATTAGCGGGTGTGGGGTGTGACCCTGCCTCACTGGCTCCGGTAGCGACCGCAGCTGCCACTGAACTTCACAACGAGAACGGACCCAAGGGATCCGATGGCGATCCGGCCGTGGCCGTCTCCTGCCAGCCCGACAACAGCATTTTGGTGGAAGTGCAGAACTCGAGCACGCTAGACACCTTCTTCGGAGCAATTCTTGGTGTCGACACGCTCAATCCCGGAACTGCCGCCGTAGCCCGGGTAT is a window of Actinomycetes bacterium DNA encoding:
- a CDS encoding pilus assembly protein; the encoded protein is MNEKEDTSRPGRRWAIAGDRGASAVEFALVVPILLVVVFGIINFGALFSQKLALNNAVREGARAAVVAGSGPTADVSAEVRSALVGTLAMDPANVMVVDDAACAADPGTGQDLTVTASFSADLLIPMPIPGFPGRFNLDGTAVYRCEW